A genomic region of Sciurus carolinensis chromosome 7, mSciCar1.2, whole genome shotgun sequence contains the following coding sequences:
- the LOC124989381 gene encoding olfactory receptor 2J3, with the protein MMEKFNGTSQDYFILLGFSNWPHLEIALFVIILIFYLMTLTGNTFIIILSYLDSHLHTPMYFFLSNLSFLDLCYTTSSIPQLLVNLWGPEKTISYAGCMVQLYFVLALGATECILLVVMSYDRYVAVCKPLHYTVLMHPRLCHLLAVASWACGFTNSAVHSLFTFWVPLCGNRQVDHFFCEVPALLQLSCFDTHANELTLMVTSSIFVLLPLILIFISYGAIARAVLRMQSTTGLQKVFGTCGAHLTVVSLFFIPVMCIYLQPSTENSQDRGKFIALFYTVVTPSLNPLIYTLRNKDVRGAVKRLMG; encoded by the coding sequence atgATGGAAAAATTCAATGGTACCTCCCAAGATTACTTCATTCTGTTGGGTTTTTCTAATTGGCCTCACCTGGAAATAGCTCTTTTTGTGATTATCTTGATATTCTACCTGATGACACTGACAGGCAACACGTTCATCATCATCTTGTCTTACCTGGATTCCcatctccacactcccatgtacttcttcctctcaaaCCTCTCTTTCCTGGATCTTTGCTACACGACTAGTTCCATCCCACAACTGCTGGTGAACCTCTGGGGCCCAGAGAAGACCATATCTTATGCAGGTTGCATGGTTCAACTTTACTTTGTCCTTGCATTAGGAGCCACAGAGTGTATTCTGTTGGTGGTGATGTCCTATGACCGTTATGTGGCTGTGTGTAAACCCTTGCATTACACTGTCCTCATGCACCCTCGACTGTGCCACTTGCTTGCTGTGGCTTCTTGGGCATGTGGATTTACCAACTCAGCAGTTCATTCCCTCTTTACCTTCTGGGTACCCCTGTGTGGAAATCGACAAGTggatcatttcttctgtgaagtacctgcaCTCCTGCAATTATCTTGTTTTGATACTCATGCTAATGAACTGACCCTCATGGTCACCAGctccatttttgttcttttacctcttatcctcattttcatttcctatgGTGCCATTGCACGAGCGGTGCTGAGGATGCAGTCAACTACTGGACTTCAGAAAGTCTTTGGGACATGTGGAGCCCATCTTACggtggtttctctttttttcattccaGTCATGTGCATTTATCTCCAACCATCAACAGAAAATTCTCAAGACCGAGGCAAGTTCATTGCCCTCTTTTATACTGTTGTCACACCGAGCCTCAATCCACTCATCTATACCCTCAGAAATAAAGATGTGAGAGGGGCAGTTAAGAGATTAATGGGGTGA